A single genomic interval of Amycolatopsis albispora harbors:
- a CDS encoding response regulator, protein MSIRVLVADDHGAIRAGLVMILDNAEGIEVVGEAADGATAVRQARVLRPDVTLMDVRMPGVDGIAATRELVAEQLGQVLVLTTFDLDEYVFAALRAGAAGFLLKSVEAVRLVEAVRLVHAGEGVLAPQITRKLISAFAATEPPRAEPAVPSGLAELTDREREVLACLGEGLSNAQIASRLFIGETTVKTHVSRVLTKLDLRSRVQAAIVAQEAGVGR, encoded by the coding sequence ATGAGCATCCGCGTTCTGGTCGCCGACGACCACGGCGCCATCCGCGCCGGGCTGGTGATGATCCTGGACAACGCCGAGGGCATCGAGGTGGTCGGCGAAGCGGCCGACGGCGCCACCGCGGTCCGGCAGGCCAGGGTGCTGCGCCCGGACGTCACGCTGATGGACGTGCGCATGCCGGGCGTCGACGGCATCGCGGCCACCCGCGAGCTCGTCGCCGAGCAGCTCGGCCAGGTCCTCGTGCTGACCACCTTCGACCTCGACGAGTACGTGTTCGCGGCGTTGCGCGCGGGCGCGGCGGGATTCCTGCTCAAGTCGGTCGAGGCGGTGCGCCTGGTGGAGGCGGTCCGGCTGGTGCACGCCGGGGAGGGCGTGCTCGCGCCGCAGATCACCCGCAAGCTGATCAGCGCCTTCGCCGCCACCGAGCCGCCGCGTGCCGAACCGGCGGTGCCGTCCGGGCTGGCCGAGCTGACCGACCGCGAACGCGAGGTGCTCGCCTGCCTCGGCGAGGGCCTCTCGAACGCGCAGATCGCGAGCAGGCTGTTCATCGGCGAGACCACGGTGAAAACACATGTGTCGCGGGTGCTGACCAAACTGGACCTGCGCTCGCGGGTGCAGGCGGCGATCGTGGCGCAGGAAGCGGGGGTGGGCCGGTGA
- a CDS encoding sensor histidine kinase, with translation MVHVRLDYRRLPPFTQDVGIALLYFAGGTVLYLSGIYPIFGEPTHLIWTRFLLLGAVCALQLLRRRTPGVALLLAAVPFAVDLSLGMSAPILIAFSDHLYAATLYGSRWLSRTMIGLAATSTIGAVVIALIVADDWRTAVLAAVAAVPFIITPVWWASNVRTHREIALKERANAAQLARIAELDRNAAVAAERARMARDLHDVIAGHLSAIAIQSEAALSIADGAKPETMRTVLESVRGNSVDALEEMRAMIGLLRSHGVGEDETTAPARLGELSKLVESARTSGVSVTVANELDPAVALPAVVDLTAYRIAQEALTNAVKHAPGTSAAVCVRLDGKILTVEVTNELTTSHRTSDTGHGLLNMRERAQAVGGSFTAGPAAPGWRVFAALPIGGQAG, from the coding sequence ATGGTCCACGTGCGACTGGACTACCGCCGGCTGCCGCCGTTCACCCAGGACGTCGGCATCGCCCTGCTCTACTTCGCCGGCGGCACGGTGCTCTACCTGTCCGGCATCTACCCGATCTTCGGCGAGCCGACCCACCTGATCTGGACGCGGTTCCTGCTGCTCGGCGCGGTGTGCGCGCTGCAACTGCTGCGCCGCCGCACGCCGGGCGTGGCACTGCTGCTGGCGGCCGTCCCGTTTGCCGTCGACCTCTCCCTCGGCATGTCCGCGCCGATCCTGATCGCCTTCTCCGACCACCTCTACGCGGCCACGCTCTACGGCTCGCGATGGCTCAGCCGCACCATGATCGGGCTCGCCGCGACCAGCACCATCGGCGCCGTGGTGATCGCGCTGATCGTCGCCGACGACTGGCGCACCGCGGTGCTGGCGGCGGTCGCCGCGGTGCCGTTCATCATCACGCCGGTGTGGTGGGCGTCGAACGTCCGCACCCACCGGGAAATCGCGCTCAAGGAACGCGCCAACGCCGCGCAGCTGGCCAGGATCGCCGAACTGGACCGCAACGCGGCGGTCGCCGCCGAACGCGCGCGCATGGCCCGCGACCTGCACGACGTGATCGCCGGGCACCTGTCCGCCATCGCCATCCAGTCCGAGGCCGCGCTGTCCATCGCCGACGGCGCCAAGCCGGAAACCATGCGCACCGTGCTGGAATCGGTGCGCGGCAACAGCGTCGACGCACTGGAGGAGATGCGCGCGATGATCGGCCTGCTGCGCTCGCACGGGGTCGGCGAGGACGAGACCACCGCGCCGGCGCGTCTCGGTGAACTGTCCAAACTGGTCGAATCGGCGCGCACGAGCGGGGTGTCGGTGACCGTGGCCAACGAACTCGACCCGGCGGTCGCGCTGCCCGCGGTGGTCGACCTCACCGCGTACCGCATCGCCCAGGAGGCGCTGACCAACGCGGTCAAGCACGCCCCTGGCACCTCGGCCGCGGTGTGCGTCCGGCTCGACGGCAAGATCCTCACCGTGGAAGTCACCAACGAGCTGACCACCAGCCACCGCACCTCGGACACCGGGCACGGCCTGCTGAACATGCGTGAGCGGGCGCAGGCCGTCGGGGGTTCCTTCACCGCGGGCCCGGCCGCGCCCGGCTGGCGCGTGTTCGCCGCGCTGCCGATCGGAGGGCAGGCCGGATGA
- a CDS encoding class I SAM-dependent methyltransferase, with the protein MITGDYRYPDSGDRVTASFIGHHEPFPGYWVASERLALERLVEQLETGPRERVRALDAGCGDGRLLPWLSELAATITAIDPDPSRLDAARGKSGELVPGTKITYTVADTSGVGGGPYDLLLANHVIQHVPTGAVGTILRDLAALAAPDGALVLCYSRSPVGRGAYSLDRLVGGRSTSEPIDRARFDQIVAGPGLPDTLPVRLLDPAEVRAEAAEAGWRLDWEWTYHVLDDLAGLDAHGDRDELVNESPLLAKEVGRDTVNLFRLAG; encoded by the coding sequence GTGATCACCGGCGACTACCGCTACCCGGACTCCGGCGATCGGGTGACGGCCTCGTTCATCGGCCACCACGAGCCGTTTCCCGGCTACTGGGTGGCCAGCGAGCGCCTGGCGCTGGAGCGCCTCGTCGAACAGCTCGAAACCGGGCCACGCGAGCGGGTGCGCGCGCTGGACGCGGGCTGCGGTGACGGACGGCTGCTGCCGTGGCTCAGCGAGCTGGCCGCGACGATCACCGCCATCGACCCCGATCCGTCGCGGCTGGACGCGGCCCGCGGCAAGAGCGGCGAACTGGTGCCGGGCACCAAGATCACCTACACCGTCGCGGACACCTCGGGCGTCGGCGGCGGGCCGTACGACCTCCTCCTGGCCAACCACGTGATCCAGCACGTGCCGACCGGCGCGGTCGGCACGATCCTGCGGGACCTGGCCGCGCTCGCCGCCCCCGATGGCGCGCTGGTGCTGTGCTACAGCCGGTCGCCGGTCGGCCGCGGTGCCTACTCGCTCGACCGGCTGGTCGGCGGGCGCAGTACGTCGGAGCCGATCGACCGGGCGCGGTTCGACCAGATCGTCGCCGGTCCCGGCCTGCCGGACACGCTGCCGGTCCGCCTGCTCGACCCGGCGGAGGTGCGGGCGGAGGCCGCCGAGGCGGGCTGGCGGCTCGACTGGGAGTGGACCTACCACGTGCTGGACGACCTCGCCGGGCTCGACGCGCACGGCGACCGCGACGAACTGGTCAACGAATCCCCGTTGCTGGCCAAGGAAGTCGGCCGCGACACGGTGAACCTGTTCCGCCTGGCCGGCTGA